A region of Jannaschia sp. W003 DNA encodes the following proteins:
- a CDS encoding AAA family ATPase: MDDHALQPEPAPLEAVTISRDVQEFDLLIEDMEAELGEAWGDLTFEEAAEFLRQDEARRLSFVVVAVDHADEGDMARIAAVVKQAKRAGLQVILVADGLGPMVLHELLRAGADDFAPYPLPEHALAEAISHVRSPRAEVSPAMAAAAEEAGLETAAPPAAREDASAARVFAFQGVAGGAGASTIAVNLAWEMATARKGEGPSVCLIDLGLQFGSVATYTDLSRKDNIYEILSDTDAMDEQAFRQSLQLVRDKVWVFTAPAELLPLDLIGPDDVRALLALARKCFDVVVIDAPAALTQWTDTVISESDRFFFVSTLEVRAAQNAMRLIRLMKSEGIDMSPVGWVLNRAPGRGDLASRGRADKLAEMLDVRFDAVLPDGGKAVTEANDQAQPLAAAAPKAPVRREIAALAGRLAAAGALNAATPAPKGRKVFGIKFG, translated from the coding sequence ATGGACGATCACGCCCTGCAACCGGAACCCGCCCCGCTCGAGGCGGTGACGATCTCGCGCGACGTGCAGGAGTTCGACCTCCTCATCGAGGACATGGAGGCGGAACTGGGCGAGGCTTGGGGCGACCTGACCTTCGAGGAGGCCGCCGAGTTCCTCCGCCAGGACGAGGCCCGGCGCCTCAGCTTCGTGGTGGTCGCGGTGGACCACGCCGACGAGGGCGACATGGCGCGCATCGCCGCGGTGGTGAAGCAGGCCAAGCGCGCGGGGCTGCAGGTGATCCTGGTGGCCGACGGGCTCGGTCCGATGGTGCTGCACGAGCTGCTGCGCGCCGGGGCCGACGACTTCGCGCCCTATCCGCTGCCCGAGCACGCCCTCGCCGAGGCCATCTCCCACGTCCGCTCGCCGCGCGCCGAGGTCTCGCCGGCCATGGCCGCCGCGGCCGAGGAGGCCGGCCTCGAGACCGCCGCGCCGCCCGCCGCGCGCGAGGACGCCTCGGCCGCCCGCGTCTTCGCCTTCCAGGGCGTCGCCGGCGGCGCGGGCGCCTCGACGATCGCCGTCAACCTCGCCTGGGAGATGGCCACCGCCCGCAAGGGCGAGGGCCCCTCGGTCTGCCTGATCGACCTCGGGCTCCAGTTCGGATCGGTGGCGACCTACACGGACCTCTCGCGCAAGGACAACATCTACGAGATCCTGTCCGACACCGACGCCATGGACGAGCAGGCGTTCCGCCAGTCGCTGCAGCTCGTGCGCGACAAGGTCTGGGTGTTCACCGCGCCCGCCGAGCTGCTGCCCCTCGACCTGATCGGGCCCGACGACGTGCGCGCGCTGCTCGCGCTCGCGCGAAAGTGCTTCGACGTGGTGGTGATCGACGCGCCCGCGGCGCTGACGCAGTGGACCGACACGGTGATCTCGGAGTCGGACCGCTTCTTCTTCGTCTCCACGCTGGAGGTGCGCGCGGCGCAGAACGCCATGCGCCTGATCCGCCTGATGAAGAGCGAGGGCATCGACATGAGCCCCGTGGGCTGGGTCCTGAACCGCGCGCCGGGCCGGGGCGATTTGGCCTCGCGGGGCCGCGCCGACAAGCTGGCCGAGATGCTCGACGTGCGCTTCGACGCGGTGCTGCCCGACGGCGGCAAGGCCGTGACCGAGGCCAACGACCAGGCCCAGCCGCTCGCCGCGGCCGCCCCCAAGGCGCCCGTGCGCCGCGAGATCGCCGCCCTCGCGGGCCGCCTCGCCGCCGCCGGCGCGCTCAACGCGGCCACGCCCGCACCCAAGGGCCGCAAGGTCTTCGGCATCAAGTTCGGCTGA
- a CDS encoding OmpA family protein, translated as MNTPLLRRAAPLAALALLAACSDPTGGRAPVAASFDDGAFGAATRGNHAAQIGAGAALTALDAKFAGSVPATITFAFNSAALDATARAVLDQQADFMRQFPEVRFSVYGHTDLVGSDSYNQALGQRRAEAAVAYLGRRGVDLSRLEALVSLGETRPVVPTTTPERANRRTVTRVGGFVDGDGLVLDGKYANLVYRAYVASAVPAAPPA; from the coding sequence ATGAACACCCCCCTCCTCCGCCGCGCGGCGCCCCTCGCCGCCCTCGCCCTGCTCGCCGCGTGCAGCGATCCCACCGGCGGGCGCGCGCCCGTGGCCGCGTCCTTCGACGACGGCGCGTTCGGCGCCGCGACCCGCGGCAACCACGCCGCGCAGATCGGCGCCGGCGCGGCCCTCACCGCGCTGGATGCCAAGTTCGCCGGCTCGGTGCCGGCGACCATCACCTTCGCCTTCAACAGCGCCGCGCTCGATGCGACCGCGCGCGCCGTGCTTGACCAGCAGGCGGACTTCATGCGCCAGTTCCCCGAGGTGCGCTTCTCGGTCTACGGGCACACCGACCTCGTGGGCTCCGACAGCTACAACCAGGCGCTCGGCCAGCGCCGCGCCGAGGCCGCGGTGGCCTATCTCGGACGCCGCGGCGTCGACCTCTCGCGCCTCGAGGCCCTCGTGTCCCTCGGCGAGACCCGGCCGGTGGTGCCCACCACCACGCCGGAGCGCGCGAACCGCCGCACCGTGACGCGGGTGGGCGGCTTCGTCGACGGCGACGGGCTGGTGCTCGACGGCAAGTACGCCAACCTCGTGTACCGCGCCTACGTGGCGAGCGCCGTGCCCGCGGCCCCGCCCGCCTGA
- a CDS encoding type II and III secretion system protein family protein has translation MTFKKVLRAFLLGAVLGAVPVAPAIAQALKLAQGQSQSALRVPLNRAIVLESEVPFAELSVANPAIADIATLSERTIYVLGKTPGRTTLTLLGVDGRLLANVEVHVTPDIAEFKERLGELLPGEGIEVRTANDGIVLSGTVSSSQRLSQALEIAERYAPERVLNLMVVGGSQQVMLKVRFAEMSRSVTKALGANLSASGTGFNGDVTLGASGGTGVGNAAGTYTLGFPGGTVAVNLTLEALENKGLVRTLAEPNLTSLSGQPARFLAGGEIPLPQIDDEGNVGVDFRPFGVELTFTPTVVTSDIINLQLDASVSDLDEANAVNINGALVPGLTRRQTTTTVELRDGQTFAIGGLLQDNFTDSATQVPFLGDLPVVGALFRSAQYQRQQSELVVVITAHLVSPTTGEAVTLPTDRIRPPTENELFVFGRISGETGAPARASTRGPAAEHDFSGNYGYVLE, from the coding sequence ATGACATTCAAGAAGGTCCTCCGGGCATTTCTGCTCGGAGCGGTGCTGGGTGCCGTCCCGGTCGCCCCCGCGATCGCGCAGGCGCTGAAGCTGGCCCAGGGCCAGTCCCAGTCGGCGCTCCGCGTCCCCCTCAACCGCGCGATCGTGCTCGAGAGCGAGGTGCCCTTCGCCGAGCTCAGCGTCGCGAACCCCGCGATCGCCGACATCGCCACGCTTTCGGAGCGCACGATCTACGTGCTGGGCAAGACGCCCGGCCGCACCACCCTCACGCTGCTGGGCGTGGACGGGCGGCTGCTGGCCAACGTGGAGGTGCACGTCACCCCCGACATCGCGGAGTTCAAGGAGCGCCTTGGCGAGCTGCTGCCCGGCGAGGGCATCGAGGTGCGCACCGCCAACGACGGCATCGTGCTGTCGGGCACGGTCAGCTCCTCGCAGCGCCTGAGCCAGGCCTTGGAGATCGCCGAGCGCTACGCCCCCGAGCGGGTGCTCAACCTCATGGTGGTGGGCGGCTCGCAGCAGGTCATGCTGAAGGTGCGATTCGCGGAGATGTCGCGCTCGGTCACGAAGGCGCTGGGCGCCAACCTCTCGGCCAGCGGCACCGGCTTCAACGGCGACGTCACGCTGGGCGCCTCCGGCGGCACCGGGGTCGGCAACGCGGCCGGCACCTACACGCTGGGCTTCCCGGGCGGCACGGTGGCGGTGAACCTCACGCTCGAGGCGCTGGAGAACAAGGGCCTCGTGCGCACCCTCGCCGAGCCCAACCTTACCTCGCTCTCGGGCCAGCCGGCGCGCTTCCTCGCGGGCGGCGAGATCCCGCTCCCGCAGATCGACGACGAGGGCAACGTGGGCGTCGACTTCCGCCCCTTCGGCGTGGAGCTGACCTTCACCCCCACGGTGGTGACCTCGGACATCATCAACCTGCAGCTCGACGCCTCGGTGTCGGACCTCGACGAGGCCAACGCCGTGAACATCAACGGCGCGCTGGTGCCGGGGCTGACGCGGCGCCAGACCACCACCACGGTGGAGCTGCGCGACGGCCAGACCTTCGCGATCGGGGGCCTGCTGCAGGACAACTTCACCGATTCGGCCACGCAGGTGCCCTTCCTCGGCGACCTTCCCGTGGTCGGCGCCCTGTTCCGCTCCGCGCAGTACCAGCGCCAGCAGTCGGAGCTGGTGGTCGTGATCACGGCCCACCTCGTGTCGCCCACCACCGGCGAGGCGGTCACGCTGCCCACCGACCGCATCCGCCCCCCGACCGAGAACGAGCTGTTCGTGTTCGGCCGCATCTCGGGCGAGACCGGCGCCCCGGCGCGCGCGTCCACCCGCGGTCCGGCGGCCGAGCACGACTTCTCGGGCAACTACGGCTACGTCCTGGAGTGA
- the cpaB gene encoding Flp pilus assembly protein CpaB has product MRAIFLLALLAGLGLAGFAIMQAQDRFGQYRAALDETRSAIVDVQDVYVVKRQMRYGDVLRPRDVRATPWPAAALPTGAFKSLEEIFPEGEEGERTVLRVMERGEPLLTAKVTEPGADAGVAATLTPGMRAFALQVDVMSGVSGFLRPGDRVDVYWTGSGGDTGGLTRLIHASLPLLAIDQQTDDQRSGPTIARTVTVEAPPAVVAKLAQAQATGKLTLALVGVQDETTSDTVEATLDAIIGPAEQVQRRRTCSQRLRKGSEVQMIPVPCPEDGAAGWDAMPPAGEPGALVATAPMPAFGNDG; this is encoded by the coding sequence ATGCGCGCGATCTTCCTTCTCGCCCTGCTCGCCGGCCTCGGCCTCGCGGGCTTCGCCATCATGCAGGCCCAGGACCGCTTCGGGCAGTACCGCGCCGCGCTCGACGAGACGCGCTCGGCGATCGTCGACGTCCAGGACGTCTACGTGGTGAAGCGCCAGATGCGCTACGGCGACGTCCTGCGTCCCCGCGACGTGCGCGCCACGCCCTGGCCCGCGGCGGCCCTGCCCACCGGCGCCTTCAAGAGCCTCGAGGAGATCTTCCCCGAGGGCGAGGAGGGCGAGCGCACCGTGCTGCGAGTGATGGAGCGCGGCGAGCCGCTCCTGACGGCCAAGGTCACCGAGCCGGGCGCCGACGCGGGCGTGGCCGCCACGCTGACGCCCGGCATGCGCGCCTTCGCGCTGCAGGTGGACGTGATGTCGGGCGTGTCGGGCTTCCTGCGCCCGGGCGACCGCGTGGACGTCTACTGGACCGGCTCGGGCGGCGACACCGGCGGGCTGACCCGCCTGATCCACGCCTCGCTGCCGCTCCTCGCCATCGACCAGCAGACCGACGACCAGCGCTCGGGCCCCACGATCGCGCGCACCGTCACGGTGGAGGCCCCCCCGGCCGTGGTCGCCAAGCTCGCCCAGGCCCAGGCCACGGGCAAGCTGACCCTGGCCCTGGTCGGCGTGCAGGACGAGACGACCTCGGACACCGTGGAGGCGACGCTCGACGCCATCATCGGGCCGGCCGAGCAGGTGCAGCGCCGCCGGACCTGCTCGCAGCGCCTGCGCAAGGGCTCCGAGGTGCAGATGATCCCGGTCCCCTGCCCCGAGGACGGCGCCGCCGGCTGGGACGCCATGCCCCCCGCCGGCGAGCCGGGCGCGCTGGTGGCCACGGCCCCCATGCCCGCGTTCGGCAACGACGGCTGA
- a CDS encoding Flp family type IVb pilin — protein sequence MLNAIKTFSADESGAVTVDWVVLTAALVGLGLAVMGVVSGGVENLSNNIQGTLNCDMTGSSFAELKAGGTGSC from the coding sequence ATGCTGAACGCCATCAAGACCTTCTCCGCCGACGAATCCGGCGCCGTCACCGTCGACTGGGTGGTCCTGACCGCCGCGCTCGTGGGCCTCGGCCTCGCCGTGATGGGTGTCGTCTCCGGCGGCGTCGAGAACCTCTCGAACAACATCCAGGGCACGCTGAACTGCGACATGACCGGCTCGAGCTTCGCCGAGCTGAAGGCCGGCGGCACCGGCAGTTGCTGA
- a CDS encoding lytic transglycosylase domain-containing protein has translation MKHIISLALAGALLVPLAPAPASAEFTFKRVRPPAAGSTARRITIQIAPPTARAVQAATAAAAAARAAAATAAAIEAGAGDLRAPRPAKPDAPGAVALRTSPAVATAAGSQSWFWSAVSPDIAPAPGRFTAATRVAARPPAASGVRAPRLETLRRIVSRHGGDILRHSAGKRVSPALVLALISVESAGRVDAVSHAGARGLMQLIPDTAKRFGVRDITDPGENIRGGVAYLDWLVGEFGDPVLALAGYNAGEGAVRRHKGVPPYKETRAYVPKVMAAWSVARSLCITPPVMPGDGCVFHTELASR, from the coding sequence ATGAAGCACATCATCTCCCTCGCGCTCGCGGGCGCGCTCCTCGTCCCGCTCGCGCCCGCGCCCGCTTCCGCCGAGTTCACCTTCAAGCGCGTGCGCCCCCCCGCGGCAGGCTCCACGGCGCGGCGCATCACGATCCAGATCGCACCGCCCACGGCGCGCGCCGTCCAGGCCGCCACCGCCGCCGCCGCCGCCGCGCGCGCCGCGGCCGCCACCGCCGCGGCGATCGAGGCCGGGGCAGGCGACCTGCGCGCCCCGCGCCCCGCCAAGCCCGACGCGCCCGGCGCGGTGGCCCTGCGCACCAGCCCCGCGGTCGCCACCGCCGCCGGCTCCCAGAGCTGGTTCTGGAGCGCCGTGAGCCCCGACATCGCGCCCGCGCCCGGCCGCTTCACCGCCGCCACCCGCGTGGCCGCGCGGCCCCCCGCCGCCTCGGGCGTGCGCGCCCCGCGCCTCGAGACCCTGCGCCGCATCGTCTCGCGCCACGGCGGCGACATCCTGCGCCACTCCGCCGGCAAGCGCGTCTCGCCCGCCCTGGTGCTGGCCCTGATCTCCGTGGAATCGGCCGGCCGCGTCGACGCCGTCAGCCACGCCGGCGCCCGCGGCCTGATGCAGCTCATCCCCGACACCGCGAAGCGCTTCGGCGTGCGCGACATCACCGACCCGGGCGAGAACATCCGCGGCGGCGTGGCCTATCTCGATTGGCTCGTGGGCGAGTTCGGCGACCCCGTGCTCGCGCTCGCGGGCTACAACGCCGGCGAGGGCGCCGTGCGCCGCCACAAGGGCGTGCCGCCCTACAAGGAGACCCGCGCCTACGTGCCCAAGGTCATGGCCGCCTGGAGCGTGGCGCGCAGCCTGTGCATCACGCCCCCGGTGATGCCGGGCGACGGGTGCGTGTTCCACACGGAGTTGGCGAGCCGGTAG
- a CDS encoding DUF1684 domain-containing protein, which translates to MSGGFPAAGDPLALADWRRRVADLYARVRGAEPRAGWDDWRATRAALFAGHPCSPLDAGRRDVPVRHFPYDPALRFAAALDPLEGAEEAVDLGADGRMVRRALGRTRGLAEALGAELTVWWIGGYGGGLFVPFRDATNGAETYGGGRYVLDAVKGADLGCEDGRLVLDFNFAYQPSCAWGPWTCPLAPPENQLPERVSGGERTD; encoded by the coding sequence TTGAGCGGGGGCTTTCCCGCGGCGGGCGACCCGCTGGCGCTGGCCGACTGGCGGCGGCGGGTTGCGGACCTCTACGCGCGGGTGCGCGGCGCGGAGCCGCGCGCCGGCTGGGACGACTGGCGCGCCACCCGCGCGGCGTTGTTCGCGGGGCACCCGTGCTCGCCGCTGGACGCGGGCCGGCGGGACGTGCCGGTGCGGCATTTCCCCTATGACCCCGCGCTGCGATTCGCGGCGGCGCTCGATCCGCTGGAGGGCGCCGAGGAGGCCGTGGACCTCGGGGCCGACGGACGCATGGTGCGGCGGGCGCTGGGGCGCACGCGGGGGCTGGCGGAGGCCTTGGGCGCGGAGCTGACGGTCTGGTGGATCGGCGGCTACGGCGGCGGGCTGTTCGTGCCGTTCCGGGACGCGACCAACGGCGCCGAGACCTATGGCGGCGGGCGCTACGTGCTCGATGCGGTGAAGGGTGCGGACCTCGGGTGCGAGGACGGGCGGCTCGTGCTCGACTTCAACTTCGCCTACCAGCCGAGCTGCGCGTGGGGGCCGTGGACCTGCCCGCTGGCACCGCCCGAGAACCAACTGCCCGAACGGGTAAGTGGCGGCGAACGGACCGACTAA
- a CDS encoding CoA transferase subunit B, with the protein MPWTRDQMAARAAEELEDGMYVNLGIGIPTLVANYVGDKDITLQSENGMLGMGPFPFEGDEDPDLINAGKQTITELRRTAYFDSATSFAMIRGGKIAAAILGAMEVAENGDLANWMIPGKLVKGMGGAMDLVAGVGRVIVVMDHANKHGESKVLKACTLPLTGAGVVDRIITNLGVLDVVEGGLRIVELADGVTEEELRSLTEATLVD; encoded by the coding sequence ATGCCCTGGACCCGCGACCAGATGGCGGCGCGCGCCGCCGAGGAACTGGAAGACGGCATGTACGTGAACCTCGGCATTGGGATCCCGACGCTGGTGGCGAACTACGTCGGCGACAAGGACATCACGCTCCAGTCCGAGAACGGAATGCTGGGCATGGGCCCGTTCCCGTTCGAGGGCGACGAGGACCCCGACCTCATCAACGCCGGCAAGCAGACCATCACCGAGCTGCGCCGCACCGCCTACTTCGACTCGGCGACCTCGTTCGCCATGATCCGGGGCGGCAAGATCGCGGCCGCGATCCTGGGCGCGATGGAGGTGGCCGAGAACGGGGATCTCGCGAACTGGATGATCCCCGGCAAGCTCGTGAAGGGCATGGGCGGGGCGATGGACCTAGTCGCGGGCGTGGGCCGGGTGATCGTGGTGATGGACCATGCCAACAAGCACGGCGAGTCGAAGGTGCTGAAGGCCTGCACCCTGCCGCTGACCGGCGCGGGCGTGGTGGACCGGATCATCACCAACCTCGGCGTGCTCGACGTGGTCGAGGGCGGCCTGCGGATCGTGGAGCTGGCCGACGGCGTCACCGAGGAGGAGCTGCGGAGCCTCACCGAGGCGACGCTGGTCGATTGA